One genomic window of Rubidibacter lacunae KORDI 51-2 includes the following:
- the patD gene encoding heterocyst frequency control protein PatD, with product MLPQSHRNCYECLLAALEQLQAEVESSESSAAPSELIRQWQQVQQEFQLAASPAAIASAQPPELDGELQARWQALHTEIHRDLRLLQADILYLQASRQAATAAERRHTVRDRLERLLALVRALLQSD from the coding sequence ATGTTACCTCAATCACATCGCAACTGTTACGAATGTCTCTTAGCAGCGCTGGAACAGTTGCAGGCGGAAGTCGAGTCATCGGAGTCATCCGCTGCACCAAGCGAACTGATTCGGCAATGGCAGCAGGTCCAACAGGAGTTCCAATTGGCGGCATCGCCAGCCGCGATCGCCTCGGCTCAGCCTCCGGAGCTAGATGGGGAGCTGCAAGCTCGGTGGCAAGCACTGCATACCGAAATCCACCGCGATCTACGGTTGCTGCAAGCCGATATCCTGTACCTGCAGGCCTCGCGCCAAGCGGCCACAGCGGCTGAACGGCGCCACACCGTCCGCGATCGCCTCGAACGTCTGCTGGCGCTCGTGCGCGCATTGTTGCAGTCGGACTAG
- a CDS encoding dipeptide ABC transporter ATP-binding protein yields MTSHSSPAGSSASNHPETSPLLAIDDLRVAYTSRSDRQQSTRAIDGVSLELAAGERLGLVGESGCGKSTLGRAAVRLLPNACLEGSIRFRGESVLDFSPARLRQFRGEAIALVFQDPMTRLDPLMTIGEHCLETLHAHQPHLSYQQAKTKALQTLLAVKIPAERWAQYPHEFSGGMRQRVAIALALLLDPQLIVADEPTTSLDVTVAAEILQELTRLCRERQLGLLLISHDLAMVAEYCDRVAVMHTGKIVEIGPARQILGQPQHDYTRSLLQAARQIQVVSPEEYRPPEAQTPLLRVRDLHQHFTLEQTFLQRFVAGPPAAIEAVNGVSFDLLPGEVFGLVGESGCGKSTLSRTILQLLQATSGSVEFCGQDLTQLSMSELRLLRRQMQMIFQDPLACLNPQMRVGDAIADPLFVHGLATAAEAKQQVAAMLERVGLTPVEDYAHRFPRNLSGGQQQRVAIARALILRPRLLICDEPVSMLDASVQTQVLQLMQELRDEFELTYLFITHDLWVARYLCDRIAVMYRGKVVELGPTEDIFQRAQHPYTQKLLGAAPQLSVA; encoded by the coding sequence ATGACCAGCCATTCGAGTCCCGCCGGTTCGAGCGCGTCGAACCACCCAGAGACATCCCCCTTGCTCGCGATTGACGACTTGCGCGTTGCCTATACCAGTCGTTCCGACCGGCAACAATCGACCCGAGCAATTGATGGCGTATCGCTGGAGCTGGCGGCAGGGGAACGGCTGGGGCTGGTGGGTGAGTCTGGCTGCGGCAAAAGCACGCTCGGCCGGGCAGCCGTTCGGCTGCTCCCCAATGCCTGCCTAGAGGGCAGCATTCGCTTCCGAGGTGAGTCCGTATTGGACTTCTCGCCCGCGCGCTTGCGGCAGTTTCGAGGAGAAGCGATCGCGTTGGTCTTTCAGGACCCGATGACGCGGCTCGATCCGCTAATGACCATCGGCGAGCACTGCCTGGAGACGCTGCACGCCCATCAGCCGCACCTGTCGTACCAGCAGGCTAAAACCAAAGCACTACAAACGCTTTTGGCCGTGAAGATTCCTGCCGAGCGGTGGGCGCAATATCCCCATGAGTTCAGCGGCGGGATGCGACAGCGGGTGGCGATCGCGCTGGCGTTGCTGCTCGACCCGCAGCTGATCGTGGCGGACGAGCCAACGACGAGCTTGGATGTGACAGTGGCCGCGGAGATTTTACAAGAGCTGACGCGCTTGTGCCGGGAGCGACAGTTGGGGTTGTTGTTGATTTCCCACGATTTGGCCATGGTGGCGGAATACTGCGATCGCGTTGCCGTAATGCATACAGGCAAGATCGTGGAGATCGGACCCGCGCGGCAAATCCTCGGCCAGCCGCAGCACGACTACACGCGATCGCTGCTGCAAGCCGCACGGCAAATCCAAGTCGTTTCCCCTGAAGAATATCGCCCGCCGGAGGCGCAAACGCCACTGCTGCGCGTCCGCGACTTACACCAACACTTCACCCTCGAGCAGACCTTTTTGCAGCGCTTTGTGGCCGGACCCCCCGCAGCGATCGAAGCCGTCAATGGCGTCAGTTTCGATCTCCTGCCCGGAGAGGTGTTCGGATTAGTGGGCGAATCGGGCTGCGGCAAAAGCACGCTGTCGCGAACGATTTTGCAGCTCCTCCAAGCAACCTCCGGCAGCGTCGAGTTTTGCGGGCAGGACCTAACCCAGTTGTCGATGTCGGAGCTGCGATTGCTGCGCCGGCAAATGCAGATGATCTTCCAAGATCCCCTGGCCTGCCTCAATCCACAAATGCGCGTGGGCGACGCGATCGCCGATCCGCTTTTCGTTCACGGATTAGCTACAGCAGCCGAGGCCAAACAACAGGTTGCCGCGATGCTCGAGCGCGTGGGATTGACACCCGTGGAAGACTACGCCCACCGCTTCCCGCGCAACTTGTCCGGCGGACAGCAGCAGCGCGTGGCGATCGCGCGCGCGCTGATTCTGCGACCGCGCTTGTTGATCTGCGACGAGCCCGTGAGCATGCTCGATGCCAGCGTCCAAACGCAGGTGCTGCAACTGATGCAAGAGCTTCGGGACGAGTTCGAACTCACGTATTTGTTCATCACCCACGACCTGTGGGTCGCGCGCTATTTGTGCGATCGCATTGCCGTTATGTATCGCGGCAAAGTTGTCGAGTTGGGACCGACCGAAGATATCTTCCAGCGGGCACAACACCCTTACACCCAAAAACTGCTCGGTGCCGCGCCACAGCTGTCGGTAGCTTAG
- a CDS encoding phosphotransferase enzyme family protein, with protein MKLVNTPECLRSSEEPNVDLVAIANQFGATVNVRELGDGNINDTFLAFPDSQSPALNSARSATPFVLQRINTQVFQQPELVMQNMQAVTRHLHDRLQSDTRPQLLADRRWEVPHVLPTINGDNHWIAKDGSFWRAIAFVPNANCADALDNCDCAREVGTALGIFHALLSDLPATTLVDTLPGFHVTPQYLQTYDRVADTAVPTRSPEVEFCRRFIEARRANADVLEAAKARGHLPTRPMHGDPKANNILTDAVTGRAVSVIDLDTVKPGLIHYDIGDCLRSGCNPLGEETDCWESVCFEPELGVSLLQGYLFVARSFLTVNDREYIYDAIRLIAFELGLRFFTDYLAGNTYFKVKYPEHNLARSLVQFKLAESIEAQEPTIRAIVRDLS; from the coding sequence ATGAAGCTAGTCAATACGCCCGAATGTCTGCGGAGTAGCGAAGAACCGAACGTCGATCTCGTCGCGATCGCCAATCAGTTCGGAGCGACTGTGAACGTTCGCGAACTGGGCGATGGCAACATTAACGATACGTTTCTAGCCTTTCCCGACTCCCAGTCGCCAGCACTGAATAGTGCGCGGTCTGCCACTCCCTTTGTTCTGCAGCGCATTAACACCCAGGTGTTTCAGCAGCCGGAGCTGGTAATGCAAAACATGCAGGCTGTCACCCGACATCTGCACGATCGCTTGCAATCCGACACCCGACCCCAGTTGCTAGCCGATCGCCGTTGGGAAGTTCCGCACGTCTTGCCAACCATCAACGGCGACAATCACTGGATTGCCAAAGACGGATCGTTTTGGCGCGCGATCGCGTTTGTTCCCAACGCAAACTGTGCAGATGCTTTAGACAACTGCGACTGCGCGCGCGAGGTCGGCACGGCTCTGGGCATTTTCCACGCCTTACTGAGCGATCTGCCAGCAACAACCTTGGTCGACACCTTGCCGGGGTTTCACGTGACGCCACAATACCTACAAACCTACGATCGGGTTGCGGATACCGCCGTACCTACGCGATCGCCAGAAGTCGAGTTTTGCCGGCGTTTCATTGAAGCTCGCCGGGCAAATGCCGACGTTCTGGAAGCGGCAAAAGCTCGCGGGCATCTGCCAACGCGTCCGATGCATGGCGACCCGAAGGCGAACAATATTTTGACGGATGCGGTTACGGGACGGGCAGTTAGCGTGATCGACCTCGACACCGTCAAACCCGGCTTAATTCACTACGACATCGGCGACTGCTTGCGATCGGGCTGCAACCCCTTAGGCGAAGAAACCGACTGTTGGGAATCCGTATGCTTCGAACCCGAGTTGGGCGTATCGCTGTTGCAAGGATACTTGTTCGTTGCTCGCAGCTTCTTGACCGTAAACGATCGCGAGTACATCTACGACGCCATTCGTCTGATTGCGTTTGAGTTGGGATTGCGATTCTTTACCGATTACCTGGCAGGAAACACCTACTTTAAGGTCAAATATCCCGAGCACAACCTCGCCCGATCGCTCGTGCAGTTCAAGCTAGCAGAAAGCATCGAAGCTCAAGAACCAACGATTCGTGCGATCGTTCGCGACTTGTCATGA
- a CDS encoding YkvA family protein — protein sequence MVEILLMKFPMQSVYTWYRHTLRNPKYRMWIVAGTLVYLLSPLDIAPDVFPIVGQIDDFAVLAIFVSEVSGLLFDAMKSRKPNPNEASPGQQTVDVDAVSVD from the coding sequence TTGGTAGAAATCCTGCTGATGAAATTTCCCATGCAGTCGGTCTATACCTGGTATCGCCATACGCTCCGCAATCCCAAGTACCGCATGTGGATCGTAGCGGGCACGCTCGTTTATCTACTCAGCCCGCTGGATATTGCCCCGGACGTGTTCCCCATCGTGGGCCAGATCGACGACTTCGCCGTGCTTGCAATTTTCGTCAGCGAAGTATCGGGATTGTTGTTCGATGCGATGAAATCGCGCAAACCCAATCCAAACGAAGCGTCACCCGGCCAGCAGACGGTCGACGTCGATGCCGTTTCGGTTGATTGA
- the nth gene encoding endonuclease III has protein sequence MSPRKAASQASSRKTGRQASTRVASVRRQRALAVLERLKQLYPNATCTLDYDTPLQLLVATILSAQCTDERVNKVTPELFARFPDATAFAIATSADIEPYVRSTGFYRNKAKNIQAACARIVSDFGGEVPSNMEALLTLAGVARKTANVVLAHGFGIIGGVTVDTHVKRLSRRLGLTQRDDPGGIEKDLMQLLPQPDWENWSIRLIYHGRQVCKARKPDCAVCELNALCPSAEVKAEGSVADATDDR, from the coding sequence GTGTCACCTCGCAAAGCAGCAAGTCAAGCCTCGAGCCGCAAGACAGGTCGCCAGGCATCAACTCGCGTTGCTTCGGTACGGCGCCAGCGAGCGCTAGCAGTTCTGGAGCGCCTCAAACAGCTATATCCCAACGCTACCTGCACGCTCGACTACGACACGCCGCTGCAATTGTTGGTGGCAACCATTTTGTCCGCGCAGTGTACGGACGAGCGCGTTAACAAAGTGACGCCCGAACTCTTCGCGCGCTTTCCCGACGCGACTGCCTTCGCGATCGCGACCTCGGCAGATATCGAACCTTATGTGCGCTCGACCGGCTTCTATCGCAATAAAGCCAAAAACATCCAAGCGGCTTGTGCGCGGATAGTCAGCGACTTTGGCGGTGAAGTCCCGTCGAACATGGAAGCGTTGTTGACGCTGGCAGGCGTAGCACGCAAAACCGCGAACGTCGTGCTCGCTCACGGGTTTGGTATCATCGGCGGTGTTACGGTCGATACGCACGTTAAACGCCTGAGCCGTCGCTTGGGACTAACGCAACGAGACGATCCGGGCGGGATCGAGAAAGACTTGATGCAGCTCTTGCCGCAACCGGACTGGGAAAATTGGTCGATTCGCCTGATCTATCACGGGCGGCAGGTTTGCAAGGCGCGCAAACCGGACTGTGCGGTCTGTGAGCTCAACGCTCTCTGTCCCTCTGCTGAAGTGAAGGCTGAGGGGTCGGTTGCCGACGCGACGGACGATCGCTGA
- the rseP gene encoding RIP metalloprotease RseP yields the protein MSVLAAIAVLAVLIIVHELGHFAAARAQGIHVNRFSIGFGPALWKYQGERTEYAVRVFPLGGFVGFPDDDPDSPIPPDDPNLLQNRPIVDRAIVISAGVIANFLFAYVLLTAQVGIFGVPNLYPGVAVPQLAEVADSPARAAGLEPGDVILAVGAEPLAEGEAAVETLQQAIQRSPNLPLELTVLRDGERLNPVVTPRADEEGNGRIGVFLSVRGESVDGELAFRRPNGIGEIIAAGAAEYQRIFQLTFEGFGRLIGNFSESADQIAGPVAIVAVGANIASNDAGGLFRFAALISINLGIINILPLPVLDGGQLVFLGIEALRGKPLPSKIREGIMQTGVVMLLGLAIFLVIRDTANLGAVQEMFNN from the coding sequence ATGAGCGTATTGGCGGCGATCGCAGTCCTCGCGGTTTTGATAATAGTTCACGAACTCGGACATTTTGCGGCTGCACGCGCGCAGGGCATCCACGTCAACCGCTTTTCCATCGGCTTCGGTCCGGCGCTATGGAAGTATCAAGGCGAGCGTACCGAGTACGCCGTTCGTGTATTCCCCCTCGGTGGTTTTGTTGGGTTCCCCGACGATGACCCGGATAGTCCGATTCCGCCCGACGACCCGAACTTGTTGCAGAACCGCCCGATCGTCGATCGCGCGATCGTCATCAGCGCGGGCGTGATTGCAAATTTTCTGTTTGCTTACGTTCTCTTGACCGCACAGGTGGGCATTTTCGGGGTGCCGAATCTCTACCCCGGCGTTGCCGTCCCGCAGCTTGCGGAAGTGGCTGACTCGCCGGCACGCGCAGCCGGTCTCGAGCCGGGCGACGTCATTTTGGCAGTTGGAGCGGAGCCGCTCGCTGAGGGCGAAGCGGCGGTTGAAACACTGCAGCAAGCGATCCAGCGATCGCCCAACTTACCGTTGGAGCTGACCGTACTCCGCGATGGCGAGCGATTGAACCCGGTTGTGACGCCACGTGCCGATGAAGAGGGCAACGGTCGCATTGGCGTGTTTCTCTCAGTGCGTGGAGAATCGGTTGACGGCGAATTGGCCTTCCGTCGCCCGAACGGTATCGGTGAAATTATTGCCGCTGGCGCGGCCGAATACCAGCGCATTTTTCAGTTGACATTTGAGGGTTTCGGCCGGCTGATCGGCAACTTCAGCGAGTCGGCAGACCAAATTGCTGGACCGGTCGCGATCGTGGCTGTGGGGGCGAATATCGCCAGTAATGACGCTGGCGGACTTTTCCGCTTTGCCGCCCTCATCAGCATCAATCTCGGCATCATCAACATCCTGCCGCTACCGGTACTCGACGGGGGTCAGCTCGTATTCCTGGGCATCGAAGCTCTGCGTGGGAAGCCGCTACCGAGTAAGATTCGCGAGGGCATCATGCAAACGGGCGTGGTGATGTTGCTGGGGCTGGCAATTTTCTTGGTGATTCGCGATACGGCGAATTTGGGAGCCGTTCAAGAAATGTTCAACAATTAG
- a CDS encoding S1 RNA-binding domain-containing protein, with protein sequence MTSESPAPESSAPKIRLIKVKPRTTEVPDATAPEATPAATSGKAPEGAASQPAEVVPTTTPASQSEVIKAVVTEVASDRVEAPQATPSKSSGTKSKKTRKPGPEAAAFSMEDFEAALADYDYQSSKGQVVSGKVFEYDAEGAYVDIGGKSPGIIPPREAAIVTFAELSEVLPLGEVVECVVIGDQDAEGRVKLSRKQLLIREAWEALVEQKEAGKLVDLVINGVNRGGVTGEINGLRGFVPRSHLIGGQKMEELIGQTIEAAIVEVDPDRKKLVLSQREAARASIASKLVPGSLIEGTVVNLKPYGVFVDLGGITGLLHVKQMSGKRVDALSSVVQLNQPIKVVIKEIDEWEGRISLSTRELESYPGELLEKFENVMANAEERIEKYAEQQATAEKKPPPRKRSE encoded by the coding sequence ATGACTTCTGAATCTCCAGCGCCCGAATCTTCAGCTCCGAAAATTCGGCTGATTAAAGTTAAGCCCCGCACGACTGAGGTACCGGACGCGACGGCACCGGAGGCAACGCCAGCTGCAACTTCAGGCAAAGCTCCTGAGGGGGCAGCGAGCCAGCCTGCAGAAGTCGTTCCGACAACAACACCTGCCAGCCAAAGCGAGGTAATCAAGGCTGTAGTTACAGAAGTAGCGTCGGATCGGGTTGAAGCACCGCAGGCAACTCCGAGCAAGAGTTCGGGCACGAAATCAAAAAAAACTCGAAAACCCGGTCCGGAAGCTGCCGCGTTCTCGATGGAAGATTTTGAGGCCGCGCTAGCGGATTACGATTACCAATCGAGTAAGGGGCAAGTTGTCAGCGGCAAGGTGTTCGAGTACGACGCGGAAGGTGCTTACGTCGACATTGGCGGTAAGTCTCCCGGCATTATCCCACCGCGCGAAGCCGCGATCGTGACGTTTGCCGAACTTTCTGAGGTATTGCCCTTGGGTGAAGTGGTCGAATGCGTCGTCATCGGAGACCAGGATGCAGAGGGGCGCGTCAAGCTGTCGCGCAAGCAGCTGCTGATTCGGGAAGCCTGGGAGGCGCTTGTCGAGCAGAAAGAAGCCGGGAAGTTAGTCGATTTGGTTATCAACGGCGTCAACCGCGGCGGCGTTACGGGGGAGATTAATGGATTGCGCGGGTTCGTCCCGCGATCGCATTTGATCGGCGGGCAAAAGATGGAGGAACTCATCGGTCAGACCATTGAGGCCGCGATCGTCGAGGTCGACCCCGACCGCAAAAAACTGGTGTTATCTCAGCGCGAGGCGGCACGGGCGTCGATCGCGAGCAAGCTCGTGCCCGGCAGCCTCATTGAGGGCACAGTGGTCAATCTTAAGCCCTACGGCGTATTTGTAGACCTTGGCGGCATCACGGGACTATTGCATGTCAAGCAAATGAGCGGCAAGCGTGTCGATGCGCTGTCGTCAGTGGTGCAACTCAATCAGCCGATTAAGGTTGTGATCAAAGAAATCGACGAGTGGGAAGGACGAATTTCGCTATCCACCCGCGAACTCGAGAGCTATCCCGGCGAACTCCTTGAAAAGTTCGAGAACGTGATGGCAAACGCGGAGGAGCGTATCGAGAAGTACGCCGAGCAGCAAGCGACAGCGGAAAAGAAACCACCCCCACGGAAGCGATCGGAATAG
- the bioB gene encoding biotin synthase BioB: protein MDWNKLAVKSLAGEQLTRSEARAVLSGPDSELLAQLAAAYRVRRYYWGDRVRLHFLLNAQSGLCPEDCNYCSQSKISTAEIEKYPLLAQERILAAAKQAQNLQAGTFCIVTSGRSPTDSVLDRVCEAVRAIKANSDLKICVCLGLLDDERAKRLAAAGVDRVNHNLNTSESHHPQICSTHTFGDRVETLERVRAAGMSACSGGIIGMGESDDDIIDLALSLRAIGAESVPVNFLIPIAGTPLGSEAIAQAVFDSQAIVPPATELTPRRCLRVLCLYRFLLPSQEIRIAGGREVHLRSLQPLGLYAANSIFVADYLTTPGQAAEQDWAMIRDAGFMLEAPDGSPLRPAPAPASAPAN from the coding sequence ATGGACTGGAACAAACTTGCAGTAAAATCCTTAGCTGGCGAGCAACTGACCCGCAGCGAAGCGCGAGCGGTCCTGAGCGGGCCCGACAGCGAGCTGCTCGCGCAGTTGGCAGCAGCGTATCGGGTGCGCCGTTACTATTGGGGCGATCGCGTCAGGCTACATTTCTTGCTAAATGCCCAAAGCGGACTCTGCCCGGAGGATTGCAACTACTGCTCGCAGTCGAAGATTTCCACAGCCGAAATTGAAAAATATCCGCTCCTGGCACAAGAGCGCATCCTGGCTGCCGCCAAGCAAGCCCAAAACCTTCAAGCCGGAACGTTCTGCATCGTTACATCGGGGCGATCGCCGACGGACTCGGTGCTCGATCGCGTCTGCGAAGCCGTGCGAGCCATCAAAGCCAACTCAGATCTCAAAATTTGCGTCTGTTTGGGGCTGCTAGATGACGAGCGGGCAAAGCGCTTAGCCGCCGCCGGGGTCGATCGCGTCAACCACAACCTCAACACCTCCGAGTCCCACCACCCGCAGATTTGCAGTACGCATACCTTTGGCGATCGCGTCGAGACTCTTGAGCGAGTGCGAGCAGCCGGCATGTCGGCGTGCTCCGGAGGCATCATCGGCATGGGCGAATCCGACGACGACATTATCGATCTGGCCTTGTCCCTGCGCGCGATCGGTGCTGAAAGCGTGCCGGTCAACTTCTTGATCCCGATTGCCGGTACCCCCCTAGGTTCTGAGGCAATTGCGCAGGCTGTATTTGACTCCCAGGCGATCGTGCCCCCCGCAACCGAGCTGACGCCGCGTCGATGCCTGCGGGTACTGTGCTTGTATCGCTTCTTGTTGCCGTCCCAGGAAATCCGCATTGCTGGCGGACGCGAGGTGCATTTGCGATCGCTACAGCCGCTGGGCTTGTATGCCGCCAACTCGATCTTCGTTGCCGATTACCTAACCACACCCGGCCAAGCTGCCGAGCAGGACTGGGCTATGATTCGCGATGCTGGGTTCATGCTAGAAGCGCCGGATGGTTCTCCATTACGACCCGCACCTGCGCCCGCCAGTGCCCCGGCGAACTAG
- a CDS encoding sulfite exporter TauE/SafE family protein, with the protein MVWLLLGVSSISWFISSLAGGGSPLILIPVASLFLGAAAVPPIITLGMLCGNSQRIWLYRDNIDATVTRWYVPGAIVGAVLGAFAFSRMQITWLSLLLGLFLIASIFTYNLSQQVSAFRVRAWYFLPAGFIYAFLSGLIGSTGPLLNPFYLNYGLNKDELIGTKSLGVSVVHAVKILAYIAFGVFTKEYFLYGVLIGVGALPGNWLGRRVLDSMGEQRFRQVVMAFVAISGALLLWDQRQVLGLS; encoded by the coding sequence GTGGTTTGGCTGTTGCTAGGCGTAAGTTCTATTAGTTGGTTTATAAGTTCGCTGGCCGGGGGCGGTAGCCCGCTGATTCTGATTCCGGTAGCAAGTTTATTCCTTGGGGCAGCAGCGGTCCCCCCCATTATTACGCTCGGGATGCTTTGCGGTAACTCGCAACGGATTTGGCTCTATCGCGACAACATCGATGCTACTGTCACGCGCTGGTATGTACCCGGCGCGATCGTGGGTGCCGTCTTGGGAGCGTTTGCCTTCTCGCGCATGCAGATTACCTGGTTGAGCTTGCTCCTCGGGCTATTCCTCATCGCTTCGATTTTTACCTACAACCTTTCACAGCAAGTCTCGGCATTTCGAGTGCGTGCTTGGTATTTCCTCCCCGCCGGCTTCATCTACGCATTTTTATCGGGATTGATCGGCAGCACGGGACCGCTCCTCAACCCGTTTTACCTTAATTACGGATTGAATAAAGACGAGCTGATCGGGACGAAATCCCTTGGTGTTTCTGTCGTTCATGCCGTCAAAATTCTTGCTTACATTGCCTTCGGAGTGTTTACAAAAGAGTATTTTCTCTACGGCGTACTCATCGGTGTCGGCGCGCTGCCAGGTAATTGGCTCGGCCGACGCGTGTTAGACAGCATGGGCGAACAGCGTTTCCGTCAGGTTGTGATGGCTTTCGTTGCCATCAGCGGCGCGCTGTTGCTTTGGGATCAGCGCCAAGTCCTCGGGTTGAGCTGA